Proteins from a single region of Gambusia affinis linkage group LG12, SWU_Gaff_1.0, whole genome shotgun sequence:
- the greb1l gene encoding GREB1-like protein isoform X9 produces MGNSYAGQLKSARFEEALHNSIEASLRSSSGDPQPIFTQLYLEPEAYPADVKSKADMPLQGEEGQDPLNSHSSNDLEELEDDDDSDSSSPPLPYLQTPAPDGCCTLDGFCQAGKDLRLVTIAAEPIEVPAGFELVGAKSPSIPEHILVCAVDRRFLPDENGKNALLGFSGNCVGCGEKGFRYFTEFSNHINLKLSTQPKKQKHLKYYLVKNSQGALCKGPLICWKDSKTRQFSSGVLTSKPSSSSSLSSKENGGTSGHSSSPFSLSDSPPTRMAQASSVFFGSQDLGRDCSFLKPLASTPGNKTLPIVPTALRVNGPTNGLGVDVHTSLLSPSQVSLVPQAQGYRTPDLGDSPVSSAMNSGPPKKRHRSWHPSTLVPVPPTAVPVPAIRPIVGSPGSVLAVSSPQPLAAGVIQPQPINAGETVIVPENLLNSSGVRPVILIGHGTLPYFYGNVGNIVVSPLLVSCYKSSQLTEKNLETLGLHSSQMLSVEMMILLTLQYLARLASNQIPLREELEQIVLKAMLCCPGNPAISPSQLPWLARLEASVSGGSVQVVVTHNSLGEGISESLRSLSEGPQHQQRLPTYVVIICASKMNGNEFCVLVLGKYQARALAEGMLTTNEFLKEISYELITGKVGVLASHFKTTSLGDNLDKQLVRYQRRRKGQVIQPFQGDVTENIHSQEPASMSPPPDTVELLNRVFQIYPAQLTVARSLLSQVCSIADSGTQNLDLGRFCKVDFLVLVPPSHILVHQTAQRIRQSGVLVDLGNEDTSTAHQKSEKYVVRLDADVHTKMEAFMKKVKQNPYTLFVLIHDNSHVDLTSALSGSVCHGELQGLADRVVNCQEVLDAMNLLVLQVSCFPYTLQTHQSRISIHNEIHWPSSDHLREQPPHELVYFGLRDYSCSLQWGVASPILRCDDAFEKMVHTLLERHPHLHSMVIRSYLLIQQYTEAMMALTSSPSLRDHITPETLAMVEDLINAPSREGSQGRGHMLLVRVPSLQLAMLARERLEDVRDKLGLQLCFAVLLGSPASELNLSRNFINFLRTWRGCQNEEWVPHTYEDLEGLPCIIILTGKDPLGETFPRSLKYTDLRLIDSSYLTRTALEQEVGLACTYVSLDVVQESKTSTAPRESDGEKTTGSLNDGDELERPQSNGSAATRTSGSLAENGVSSSDLADSFQKPSTSTSQPEGLVTSDVATLTEGFKQECDSLGSQLSSNPLKAPNAPPSNYSSSSSSSPSTSSSSTQRPSQSTQCGRASKCSRVSPRTVILSRAAYNLLSGESGSQLSSFSLLPHADVSWSSPLRPLITQNLQGADQSLYYRQWTVARQHHADYEAPPVPHPRRLLLSGPPQVGKTGAYLQFLRILFRMLIRLLEVDVYDDGEDEEAETTDATTPANTQWPDIEDIRKLPFDPNPRDPKFRKASPVYSDKMPKLFKEFKKEGENQTQGKRVTKSIRLGRFAAHNAFHHCEQCHQYCEAVPTTQLSECSLHAFTFCSSMLGEEVQLQFFIPKAKEQHFVFSHQGSHLESLRLPLVSTKDSDLLKSPIFTPTTGRQEHGLLNLFHTMEGATHLHILVVKQFEMPHYRKYWPNHILLVLPAMFNSAGVGAARFMIKELSYHNLELERNRLEEQGVKRQDVWPFIVMMDDSCVLWNTFQPTDGSETSDGSSGITNVSLKTVLQHMENTPKISLYAICGVRKWSSSLAHKTPQDPFSRCHLHDLVLLNVDLTQNVQYDLNRYDCEEVDFNLRVNSSGLLICRFNNFFLMKKHIPVGGKKDFVVKPKLVEIENKAPISPSQYVCAPDSEQTLLDAPAQFLLENFLQSCSHRLFPKAVQNRNNPVLSIDSYLNLSPEISVCYINSRPHSTNLNHQGLVFSGLLLYLCDSFVVSGLLKNFRFLKGATLCVICQDRSSLRQTIVRLELEDEWQFRLRDEFQTANCSEDRPLYFLTGRHV; encoded by the exons ATGGGAAATTCGTACGCGGGGCAGCTGAAGTCTGCTCGTTTCGAGGAGGCTCTCCACAACTCGATCGAAGCGTCGCTGCGCTCCAGTAGCGGAGATCCGCAGCCCATCTTTACACAACTCTACTTGGAGCCGGAGGCATATCCAG CAGATGTAAAGTCAAAAGCTGACATGCCACTCCAGGGTGAGGAGGGTCAGGATCCTCTGAACAGTCACTCTTCCAATgatctggaggagctggaggatgATGATGACTCCGACAGCAGCAGCCCTCCACTTCCCTACCTGCAAACTCCTGCGCCTGATGGCTGCTGCACACTCGATG GATTTTGTCAAGCTGGAAAGGACCTCCGTCTCGTCACCATAGCAGCAGAGCCCATTGAAGTCCCAGCAGGCTTCGAGCTAGTCGGTGCCAAGTCTCCCAGCATCCCCGAGCACATTCTGGTGTGTGCCGTGGACCGCCGCTTTTTGCCCGACGAGAATGGGAAAAATGCACTTTTAG GTTTTTCAGGAAACTGTGTTGGCTGTGGTGAAAAGggtttcagatatttcacagaGTTTTCTAATCACATCAACCTGAAGTTATCCACCCAACCCAAGAAGCAGAAGCACTTAAAATACTACCTGGTGAAGAATTCACAGGGTGCTCTGTGCAAAGGACCCCTTATCTGCTGGAAAG ACAGTAAAACCCGGCAGTTTTCCAGCGGCGTCTTGACCTCCAAACCGAGTTCATCCTCGTCTCTGAGCAGCAAAGAAAACGGTGGCACCAGTGGACACAGCTCGTCCCCCTTCTCCCTCTCAG ATTCCCCGCCCACTCGGATGGCACAAGCTTCCTCTGTCTTTTTTGGCAGTCAGGATCTTGGAAGGGACTGTAGTTTCCTCAAACCTCTGGCCTCCACTCCCGGAAACAAAACGTTGCCAATAG TACCCACGGCTCTTAGGGTGAACGGTCCAACCAACGGCCTGGGTGTTGATGTCCACACTTCTTTGCTGAGCCCCTCACAGGTCTCCTTGGTTCCTCAGGCTCAGGGGTATCGCACTCCTGATTTAGGAGACAGTCCTG TATCCTCTGCAATGAACTCCGGTCCCCCGAAGAAGCGCCATCGCAGCTGGCATCCCAGCACCTTGGTCCCAGTCCCACCAACGGCTGTCCCTGTGCCGGCAATCCGCCCAATAGTTGGCtctccag gttctgtATTAGCTGTGTCCTCTCCTCAGCCGCTGGCAGCTGGTGTCATTCAGCCCCAGCCTATCAACGCAGGAGAAACGGTCATCGTTCCTGAAAACCTGCTCAACTCTTCAGGCGTTCGTCCCGTCATCCTCATTG GGCATGGCACTTTACCTTATTTCTATGGGAACGTTGGCAATATAGTGGTgagccccctgctggtcagctgCTATAAGAGCAGccagctgacagaaaaaaacctggAGACATTGGGTCTCCACAGTAGCCAGATGCTCAGTGTGGAGATGATGATCCTGCTCACCTTGCAGTATCTTGCACGTTTAG CTTCAAACCAGATTCCTCTGAGGGAGGAGCTGGAGCAGATCGTCTTAAAGGCCATGCTGTGCTGTCCTGGGAATCCGGCCATCTCCCCATCCCAGCTTCCATGGCTGGCTCGACTGGAAGCGAGTGTCTCCGGGGGCAGCGTGCAGGTCGTGGTAACCCACAATTCTTTGGGGGAGGGAATTTCTGAGTCCCTCCGCTCTCTCAGTGAGGGTCCTCAGCATCAGCAGCGCCTGCCAACCTACGTTGTCATTATATGTGCCTCGAAAATGAATGGCAACGAGTTCTGTGTGCTTGTTTTAG GAAAGTACCAAGCACGCGCTTTAGCTGAAGGAATGCTCACAACCAATGAGTTTCTGAAGGAAATCAGCTACGAACTCATCACAGGGAAAGTTGGTGTCCTGGCATCTCATTTCAAAACAACCTCGCTTG gggACAATCTTGACAAGCAGCTCGTCCGATATCAGCGCAGACGGAAAGGACAGGTCATCCAGCCCTTCCAGGGCGATGTCACTGAGAACATCCACTCACAGGAGCCTGCCAGCATGTCACCACCACCAGACACAG TGGAGCTCCTAAATAGAGTCTTTCAGATCTATCCGGCCCAGCTGACTGTGGCTCGAAGTCTTCTCTCTCAAGTCTGCTCCATCGCTGATTCAGGGACCCAGAATCTGGATTTAGGTCGCTTTTGTAAAGTGGactttctggttctggttcctccatCTCACATTCTAGTGCACCAGACGGCCCAGCGCATCCGACAATCAG GAGTCCTTGTGGATTTGGGAAATGAAGATACGTCCACAGCCCACCAGAAATCAGAAAAGTATGTGGTGCGTCTAGACGCTGATGTTCACACCAAGATGGAGGCCTTCATGAAGAAAGTGAAGCAAAACCCCTACACCTTGTTTGTCCTCATCCATGACAACTCACATGTTGACCTCACAAG TGCCCTGTCAGGCTCAGTGTGCCATGGAGAGCTGCAGGGTCTGGCTGACCGGGTGGTGAACTGCCAGGAAGTCCTGGATGCCATGAACCTCTTGGTTCTGCAGGTCAGCTGCTTCCCTTACACCCTGCAGACCCACCAGTCCCGGATCAGCATCCACAATGAAATTCACTGGCCATCCAGTGACCATTTG AGGGAGCAACCTCCTCATGAGTTGGTCTACTTTGGCCTGAGGGACTACAGCTGCTCCCTGCAGTGGGGCGTGGCCAGCCCCATCCTGCGTTGTGATGATGCATTTGAGAAAATGGTTCATACTCTCTTAGAGAG ACATCCACACCTGCACAGCATGGTGATTCGCAGCTACCTGCTGATTCAGCAATACACAGAGGCCATGATGGCCCTGACCTCTTCCCCGTCCCTGAGGGATCACATAACCCCAGAGACCCTGGCCATGGTGGAGGACCTGATAAACGCTCCGAGTCGAGAGGGCTCCCAGGGCCGCGGCCACATGCTGCTGGTACGCGTCCCCTCACTGCAGCTGGCGATGTTGGCCCGAGAGAGACTGGAAGATGTGAGGGACAAGCTGGGATTGCAGCTGTGCTTCGCAGTACTGCTAGGAAGTCCAGCGTCTGAACTCAACCTGTCCAGAAACTTCATCAACTTCCTCAGG ACTTGGAGAGGCTGTCAGAATGAAGAGTGGGTACCACACACGTATGAGGATCTAGAGGGGCTGCCTTGCATCATCATTCTCACAGGGAAAGACCCACTTGGAGAAACCTTCCCCCG GTCTCTGAAATATACGGACTTGCGTCTGATAGACTCCAGCTACCTGACCCGTACCGCCTTGGAGCAGGAGGTGGGTCTTGCCTGCACCTATGTTTCTCTGGATGTGGTCCAGGAGTCCAAGACTTCTACGGCTCCTCGGGAATCAGATGGAGAGAAAACTACAGGCAGTCTGAATGACGGGGATGAGCTGGAGAGACCTCAGAGCAACGGCAGCGCTGCCACCAGAACATCTG GCTCGCTGGCGGAGAACGGAGTCAGTTCATCTGACTTGGCCGATTCGTTCCAGAAGCCCTCCACTTCCACCTCCCAACCCGAAGGCCTCGTCACCTCAGATGTGGCCACACTAACTGAAGGATTCAAGCAAGAGTGTGACTCTCTTGGAAGCCAGCTCTCCTCCAACCCTCTGAAAGCCCCCAATGCCCCTCCATCCAATTACTCTagctcctcctcatcctccccctccacctcttcctcttccaCACAGAGGCCCAGCCAGTCCACGCAGTGCGGACGAGCGTCCAAGTGCTCCAGGGTGTCGCCGCGAACAGTCATCCTGTCACGGGCAGCGTACAACCTGCTGTCGGGGGAGTCGGGGAGTCAGCTGAGCTCCTTCTCACTTCTGCCTCACGCAGATGTGTCCTGGAGCAGTCCGCTGAGGCCTCTCATCACACAGAACCTGCAGGGGGCAGACCAGAGCCTGTACTACCGCCAGTGGACTGTTGCTAGGCAGCATCACGCTGATTATGAAGCACCACCTGTGCCACATCCACGACGCCTGCTCCTCAGCGGACCTccacaa GTGGGAAAAACCGGTGCGTACCTGCAGTTTCTACGCATCCTGTTTCGTATGCTCATTAGACTGCTTGAGGTCGATGTTTATGATGACGGAGAAGATGAGGAGGCAG AAACTACAGATGCTACGACTCCAGCAAACACACAGTGGCCCGACATTGAGGATATCCGAAAGCTGCCCTTTGACCCTAATCCCAGAGATCCTAAATTCAGGAAGGCCAGCCCGGTTTACTCTGATAAGATGCCAAAGTTATTTAAAG AGTTTAAGAAAGAAGGAGAGAACCAAACACAAGGCAAGAGAGTGACCAAGTCAATACGTCTAGGCCGGTTTGCTGCCCACAATGCCTTTCACCACTGTGAACAGTGTCATCAATACTGTGAGGCAGTTCCTACTACACAG CTGTCGGAGTGCTCCTTACACGCTTTTACCTTCTGCTCATCCATGCTGGGAGAGGAGGTCCAACTCCAGTTTTTCATTCCTAAAGCCAAGGAGCAGCACTTTGTTTTCAGTCATCAGGGGAGCCATCTGGAAAGTTTACGACTGCCTCTCGTCTCCACAAAG GACTCTGATCTTTTGAAGAGTCCAATCTTCACCCCGACAACGGGACGCCAAGAGCACGGGCTGCTCAACCTCTTCCACACCATGGAGGGCGCCACTCATCTGCACATCCTGGTGGTCAAGCAGTTTGAGATGCCGCACTACAGGAAGTACTGGCCCAATCACATCCTGCTTGTCCTACCAGCAATGTTCAACAGTGCCGGAGTTG GTGCTGCTCGCTTCATGATCAAAGAGCTGTCATACCATAACCTAGAGCTGGAGAGGAACCGGCTGGAGGAGCAAGGTGTCAAGAGACAAGATGTATGGCCTTTCATTGTCATGATGGATGACTCGTGTGTGCTGTGGAACACCTTCCAGCCGACAGACGGAAG tgAAACCTCAGATGGAAGCTCAGGCATCACCAATGTGTCTTTGAAAACAGTGCTGCAGCACATGGAGAACACACCCAAAATCTCCCTGTATGCCATCTGCGGTGTTCGCAAGTGGAGCAGCAGCTTGGCCCACAAGACTCCCCAAGACCCCTTCAGTCGGTGTCACCTCCACGACCTTGTCCTCCTTAATGTGGACCTGACACAGAACGTTCAATATGACCTCAATCG GTACGATTGTGAGGAGGTGGACTTTAATCTGAGGGTGAACAGCAGCGGGTTGCTGATATGTCGCTTCAATAACTTTTTCCTGATGAAAAAACACATTCCAGTTGGGGGAAAGAAAGATTTTGTTGTCAAACCGAAGCTTGTG GAAATCGAAAACAAGGCTCCGATCAGCCCGTCTCAGTACGTTTGTGCCCCAGACAGCGAACAGACCCTATTAGACGCCCCGGCTCAGTTCCTGCTGGAAAACttcctgcagagctgcagccaCAGACTGTTTCCGAAAGCTGTTCAGAACAGGAACAACCCAGTTCTGTCCATTGATAGTTACCTCAACCTCAGCCCAGAG ATTTCTGTGTGCTACATCAACTCTCGCCCACACTCCACCAATCTCAACCATCAGGGTCTGGTGTTCAGTGGCCTGCTGCTTTACCTGTGTGACTCCTTTGTTGTTTCCGGACTCCTCAAGAACTTCCGCTTCCTGAAAG GCGCCACCCTCTGTGTGATCTGCCAGGACAGAAGTTCCCTGCGTCAGACCATCGTCCGACTGGAGCTGGAGGACGAGTGGCAGTTTCGTT